Proteins from one Candidatus Desulfovibrio trichonymphae genomic window:
- a CDS encoding VUT family protein encodes MTSATAGHSFSAMFSLVTYMVLIVGVNWAFAVTPTVSLPGGEVWPPVSLIVGFIFVVRDFAQQRVEHHVLWAMLFGCAASWVMASPDLAIASAAAFAVGELADWVLFTVTRKPLSRRILLSSLISTPLDSLVFLGLIGRAAPFSFLTMTLSKLAGAFLVFWLLRRREELAAPQGA; translated from the coding sequence TTGACCTCAGCTACGGCTGGGCATAGTTTTTCCGCCATGTTTTCTCTTGTCACCTATATGGTTCTGATTGTGGGCGTGAACTGGGCCTTTGCCGTCACTCCGACTGTTTCCCTGCCGGGCGGCGAAGTATGGCCGCCGGTTTCGCTCATTGTGGGTTTTATTTTTGTGGTGCGGGATTTTGCTCAACAGCGCGTGGAGCATCACGTTCTCTGGGCTATGCTGTTCGGCTGCGCCGCAAGCTGGGTTATGGCGAGTCCTGACCTTGCCATAGCCAGCGCGGCCGCTTTCGCCGTGGGTGAACTGGCTGACTGGGTGCTGTTCACTGTTACCCGCAAGCCCCTGTCGCGGCGTATCCTGCTCTCGAGCCTCATCAGTACGCCCTTGGACAGTCTTGTTTTTTTAGGCCTCATCGGCCGCGCCGCGCCGTTTTCGTTTCTCACCATGACATTGAGCAAACTTGCTGGCGCGTTTCTGGTTTTTTGGCTGTTGCGCCGCCGGGAAGAGCTTGCCGCCCCGCAGGGCGCGTAG
- a CDS encoding LysE family transporter, with product MIEHNQPEGYPFFLAFLPQFCDPARSSVALQVLCLGSLFIAATILMFFAVAALGGRLAVRFNRCPRCQVFVHRLAGMVFAGLAVFLLVS from the coding sequence GTGATAGAACATAACCAACCCGAAGGTTACCCTTTTTTTCTTGCCTTTTTGCCGCAATTCTGCGACCCGGCGCGCAGCAGTGTGGCGTTGCAGGTGCTTTGTCTGGGCAGTCTGTTTATTGCGGCCACTATTCTGATGTTTTTTGCCGTTGCCGCTTTGGGCGGGCGTCTGGCTGTCCGGTTCAACCGCTGCCCGCGCTGTCAGGTGTTTGTCCATCGCCTCGCGGGAATGGTTTTTGCCGGTTTGGCCGTTTTTTTGCTTGTCTCCTGA
- a CDS encoding LysE family transporter, with the protein MLSPDVLFAFFAASLLLGVAPGPDNIFVLTQSAVHGAGAGGATTLLGLVTGLCVHTIAVALGVAVLLQSSPVAFAVLKACILPGFPSAPERSQQAVAALRFPAMGRSIGAAL; encoded by the coding sequence GTGTTGAGCCCTGATGTCCTGTTTGCGTTTTTTGCCGCATCGTTGCTGCTTGGCGTGGCGCCTGGTCCGGACAATATTTTTGTGCTGACGCAGTCGGCTGTGCACGGCGCGGGCGCGGGCGGCGCCACAACCCTCCTTGGTCTGGTCACGGGTTTGTGTGTACACACCATTGCGGTTGCACTGGGTGTGGCGGTACTTTTGCAGAGTTCGCCCGTGGCTTTTGCCGTGCTGAAGGCGTGTATCTTGCCCGGCTTTCCTTCCGCGCCGGAGCGCTCCCAGCAGGCGGTGGCAGCGCTCCGTTTCCCGGCTATGGGGCGCTCTATCGGCGCGGCATTGTGA
- a CDS encoding GIY-YIG nuclease family protein, translated as MAVGAGASVWHVYLLECADGTLYCGVTNNLAKRVQQHNGVIPGGACYTKGRRPVRLLTSRPCSSASAALLLERVVKACPRAAKRDFLQHGDSRAC; from the coding sequence GTGGCTGTAGGCGCCGGTGCATCCGTTTGGCATGTGTATCTGCTGGAATGCGCTGACGGCACGCTTTATTGCGGCGTCACAAACAATCTTGCAAAGCGTGTTCAGCAACACAACGGCGTGATTCCCGGAGGCGCTTGTTACACCAAAGGCCGTCGCCCAGTGCGCTTGCTGACGAGCAGGCCCTGCTCGTCAGCAAGCGCTGCCCTTCTGCTTGAACGCGTCGTCAAGGCCTGTCCCCGCGCCGCGAAGCGAGATTTTTTGCAACATGGAGACAGCCGGGCGTGTTGA